The proteins below are encoded in one region of Clostridium estertheticum:
- a CDS encoding extracellular solute-binding protein: MNKKLLKIVSVAMLTTVIVSSLAGCGSSKESADSTSDSSVAVDAPYKKQVEIKIPIYDRGIQGQAPVDNNYWTKYINDTFGKKYNVKVTYVTIPRTTDVDKFNMLLASGDAPDIIFSYDYTTASSFYTRGAFQEVTKSELDKYAPNLEKTLGADVLKYGVFDGKQMLIPAKRPLVGGISNVIRQDWLDKLGLKVPTNRDEYYAVLKAFKEKDPGKVGANNVIPQGLSSMSAAGSANMNYAFRPANVSAEEFAMYSDVVIPSLSWKPTEDTLKWDNKLFNEGLISPEFVLDKDGTKLQADISNGKVGVFLMPLKTPPVLQTLVKNVPTAKFTVLPASALLPKGQAPQAFAYAPYGMLSGINKKCKHPDAVLKYMDWMSKSENLFVLQNGVAGKNYNLKGGLPVEVANYAGEDKLNFSSNKDMWGLVTEQKEFGSVDENLKMDATAKGAPGFEKLYIDGYKETLIGAKPNFMFNKPVTSLTKNSKTLGSKWEEASAKIVMGKVSEFDALYAKYSKDYLTSGYQEVINERKSIYEGMKK, encoded by the coding sequence ATGAACAAAAAACTTCTGAAAATCGTCAGTGTGGCTATGCTAACGACTGTTATTGTAAGCAGCCTTGCAGGGTGTGGCTCATCAAAAGAATCAGCAGATTCAACAAGTGATTCCTCAGTTGCCGTGGATGCACCTTATAAAAAGCAAGTGGAAATCAAAATTCCAATATATGATAGAGGCATTCAAGGTCAAGCACCTGTAGATAACAATTACTGGACTAAATACATTAATGATACCTTTGGGAAAAAATATAACGTAAAAGTTACTTATGTTACAATTCCAAGAACTACGGATGTAGATAAGTTTAATATGCTTCTTGCATCTGGTGATGCTCCAGATATAATCTTTAGTTATGACTATACAACAGCGTCAAGTTTTTACACAAGGGGTGCTTTCCAAGAAGTAACTAAATCTGAACTTGATAAATATGCACCAAATCTCGAAAAAACACTTGGAGCAGATGTTTTGAAATATGGAGTGTTTGATGGTAAGCAAATGTTAATACCAGCTAAAAGACCACTTGTAGGTGGAATATCTAATGTTATAAGACAAGATTGGCTAGACAAATTGGGTTTGAAAGTTCCTACAAATAGAGATGAGTACTATGCAGTTCTTAAAGCATTTAAAGAAAAAGATCCTGGTAAAGTAGGAGCTAATAATGTTATACCGCAGGGATTATCGAGTATGTCTGCTGCTGGTTCTGCAAATATGAATTATGCATTTAGACCAGCTAATGTTTCGGCTGAAGAATTTGCAATGTATTCTGACGTAGTAATTCCATCGTTATCATGGAAGCCAACAGAGGATACATTAAAATGGGACAATAAACTTTTTAATGAAGGACTTATAAGTCCTGAATTTGTATTAGATAAAGATGGTACAAAATTACAAGCAGATATAAGTAATGGTAAGGTTGGAGTATTTCTTATGCCTTTAAAAACTCCTCCAGTTTTACAAACACTTGTAAAAAATGTACCTACAGCAAAATTTACTGTACTTCCTGCAAGCGCACTTTTACCAAAGGGTCAAGCACCACAAGCGTTCGCATACGCACCATATGGTATGCTTAGTGGTATAAATAAAAAGTGTAAGCATCCTGATGCAGTCCTAAAATACATGGATTGGATGAGCAAAAGCGAAAATTTATTTGTACTTCAAAATGGTGTGGCAGGTAAAAACTATAATTTAAAGGGTGGACTTCCAGTAGAAGTAGCTAATTATGCTGGAGAGGATAAACTTAATTTTAGCTCTAACAAGGATATGTGGGGTCTTGTTACTGAACAAAAAGAATTTGGTAGTGTAGATGAAAATTTAAAGATGGATGCAACTGCTAAAGGAGCACCTGGCTTTGAAAAATTGTATATTGATGGTTACAAAGAAACCTTAATAGGTGCAAAACCAAACTTTATGTTTAATAAACCTGTAACTTCTTTAACAAAAAATTCAAAAACACTTGGAAGTAAGTGGGAAGAAGCTTCTGCCAAAATAGTTATGGGTAAAGTAAGTGAATTCGATGCTTTATATGCAAAATATAGTAAAGATTATTTAACAAGTGGATACCAAGAAGTTATTAATGAAAGAAAATCGATATACGAAGGTATGAAAAAGTAA
- a CDS encoding carbohydrate ABC transporter permease: protein MNTKLLDKILDITIFLFISIVVLLCLVPLIHVAAVSFSSSQAVVAQKVTLLPVDFTMESYKQIFNDKSMITSLFFTIKMTVIYTVLSMALTICAAYPLTKSSLKGRDFFFLLIIITMYFSGGIIPDYILVKDLNLLNSMWGLVLPGAISVFNLIILKTFFQNSIPNSLEESAKLDGCTEIGILFKIVLPLSMPIIATLSLFYAVGRWNGFQDALFYITRPELYPLQLKLYQLVSATSSNGALAAEGVGAAVQLAPEVLKASVVMFATVPILLIYPWLQRYFVSGVMIGAVKE, encoded by the coding sequence ATGAATACAAAGTTATTAGATAAAATTTTAGATATAACAATATTTTTGTTTATAAGTATTGTAGTTTTACTATGCCTAGTGCCACTAATTCATGTTGCAGCAGTATCATTTAGTAGCTCTCAGGCTGTTGTAGCGCAAAAAGTTACGCTTTTGCCAGTAGATTTTACTATGGAGTCATACAAGCAAATTTTCAATGATAAATCAATGATTACATCACTTTTCTTTACTATAAAAATGACGGTGATATATACTGTATTAAGTATGGCACTCACCATATGTGCAGCATATCCATTGACAAAAAGCTCTTTGAAGGGCAGAGATTTTTTCTTTTTACTAATTATAATCACAATGTATTTTTCAGGTGGCATAATACCAGATTATATTCTTGTTAAGGATTTAAATTTGTTAAATAGCATGTGGGGGCTTGTTCTCCCAGGAGCAATAAGTGTATTTAATCTTATAATACTTAAAACCTTTTTTCAAAACTCAATACCTAATAGTCTTGAGGAATCAGCAAAGCTAGATGGATGTACAGAGATAGGTATACTTTTTAAGATTGTACTTCCACTTTCAATGCCAATAATTGCAACCTTGAGCTTATTTTATGCTGTGGGTAGATGGAATGGATTTCAGGATGCACTTTTTTATATCACAAGGCCAGAATTATATCCACTTCAATTGAAGCTTTATCAATTAGTAAGTGCCACTTCTTCAAATGGGGCCCTTGCAGCAGAGGGAGTTGGAGCCGCTGTGCAACTAGCACCAGAAGTTTTAAAAGCTTCTGTAGTAATGTTTGCAACAGTTCCTATATTACTAATATATCCGTGGCTTCAAAGGTACTTTGTATCAGGTGTAATGATTGGTGCTGTAAAAGAATGA
- a CDS encoding GDSL-type esterase/lipase family protein, producing MFLKKFMFGAAEEVEGFINISNDTLYADEIGYGFVTEKLKEKNELLQIPEIGSAFDIDPELTSQKITNIIMEQKGHLNNLINGFCSSDKPDVPLYFKVKVPHSGNYNIKLVMGNNNSDMIISVFSQRRRFVLKNVMVKAGELLEHNFAANVCDIIPRGKTEIYRDDSIDITIIGQNACMNLVILEEALEIQTIYVAGDSTLTDQGTIYPYNPLTSYCGWAQILPLFLSRGIAVSNHSHSGLTTESFRREGHLSIVENNIKPRDLFIMQFGHNDQKDKTLDAFGGYANNLRRYIDEVREKGACPIIVTPVSRTIWNGVDGAFNDMFKDYANACILVSKEKGVALIDLHERSVDFILKHGQKNSSKYFVPKDYTHNNDFGAFEMSKLVVEEIKKVNIESLVKYLIDIPEDKIQIKQLKSWVEPSDEEIKADVKQWTKANSWAEEIDVNSYIDTFIAKKNVSKVEFLDMILKDLKYPPTNVYNDIFEDVFGDEWYAGIVQAAYNYGLISNENKNLDPKEQISIEEVKVIARGAYKLKIKSFL from the coding sequence GTGTTTTTAAAAAAGTTTATGTTTGGCGCAGCTGAAGAAGTTGAAGGCTTTATAAATATATCAAACGATACCTTATATGCTGACGAAATTGGTTATGGGTTTGTTACTGAAAAGCTAAAAGAAAAAAATGAATTGCTTCAAATTCCGGAAATTGGAAGTGCATTTGACATTGATCCTGAGCTAACTAGTCAAAAGATTACTAATATTATTATGGAGCAAAAGGGACACCTAAATAACTTAATTAACGGTTTTTGTTCTAGTGATAAGCCTGATGTACCTCTATACTTTAAAGTGAAAGTTCCTCATAGTGGAAATTATAATATAAAATTAGTTATGGGAAATAATAATTCAGATATGATTATATCAGTCTTTTCTCAAAGAAGAAGATTTGTTCTTAAAAATGTAATGGTTAAAGCTGGAGAACTTCTAGAACATAATTTCGCGGCTAATGTTTGTGACATAATACCAAGAGGAAAAACTGAAATTTATAGGGATGATAGTATTGATATCACTATAATTGGCCAGAATGCATGCATGAATTTAGTAATTCTTGAAGAAGCTCTTGAGATACAAACAATCTATGTTGCAGGAGATTCCACTTTAACAGATCAAGGGACAATATATCCCTATAATCCTTTGACTAGTTATTGCGGATGGGCCCAAATTTTACCTCTTTTTTTAAGTCGAGGTATTGCTGTATCAAATCATTCTCATTCAGGGCTTACTACAGAAAGTTTTAGGCGGGAAGGCCACTTAAGTATTGTAGAGAATAATATAAAACCAAGGGATTTATTTATTATGCAATTTGGCCATAATGATCAAAAGGACAAAACCTTGGATGCTTTTGGTGGATATGCTAATAATTTAAGAAGATATATAGATGAGGTAAGAGAAAAAGGTGCTTGCCCTATTATTGTTACTCCAGTTAGTAGAACTATTTGGAATGGTGTAGATGGTGCATTTAATGATATGTTTAAAGATTATGCTAATGCCTGCATTTTAGTTTCAAAGGAAAAAGGAGTGGCGTTAATAGACTTGCATGAAAGAAGCGTTGACTTTATTTTAAAGCATGGTCAAAAAAACTCTTCTAAATACTTTGTTCCTAAGGATTATACACATAACAATGATTTTGGAGCTTTTGAAATGTCTAAATTAGTAGTTGAAGAGATTAAAAAAGTTAATATAGAATCTCTAGTTAAATACTTAATTGATATACCAGAAGATAAAATACAAATAAAACAATTGAAAAGTTGGGTAGAGCCTAGCGATGAAGAGATTAAGGCTGATGTTAAGCAGTGGACAAAAGCAAATAGTTGGGCAGAGGAAATTGATGTTAATAGCTATATTGATACATTCATAGCGAAGAAAAATGTTTCTAAGGTTGAATTTTTAGATATGATACTTAAGGATTTAAAATATCCACCTACCAATGTTTATAATGATATATTTGAAGATGTATTTGGAGATGAGTGGTATGCAGGAATAGTTCAAGCTGCTTATAATTATGGCCTAATTTCTAATGAAAACAAAAACTTAGATCCTAAAGAACAAATTTCCATTGAAGAAGTTAAGGTTATAGCCAGAGGAGCATATAAACTAAAAATTAAATCATTTTTATAA
- a CDS encoding glycoside hydrolase family 88 protein — translation MKRLEYDEEKIKELIDKVVKRTMRMDFTWEWPCGVAFYGICKAWEVTKNQEYIDYLVKWVDEYIEIGLPEFTVNVVAMGHTLITLFEATGDQKYMDLAIEKAEYLRKDAIRFGEGVFQHTVSAGNDFPKQAWADTLFMAAYFLLRMGKKLDNKEYIEDALNQYYWHEEFLQDNKNDLFFHGWDNINQNHMSGIHWARANAWAAYTMAEAATLINYLYPAFMGISGSLRDQLSALVRLQSEEGLWHTILDDESSYLETSASAGIAASLVIVRHPLQRKYVQKALEGIMNNISEDGSVMNVSAGTAVMIDTQGYKKVPKKRVQGWGQGLTLAFLAAILKYEQ, via the coding sequence ATGAAGAGATTAGAATATGATGAAGAAAAAATAAAAGAACTTATAGACAAAGTTGTAAAGAGAACCATGAGAATGGACTTTACTTGGGAGTGGCCTTGTGGAGTGGCTTTTTATGGTATATGTAAGGCTTGGGAGGTCACTAAAAATCAAGAATATATCGATTATCTTGTGAAATGGGTAGATGAATATATTGAAATAGGACTGCCTGAATTTACGGTTAATGTAGTTGCTATGGGACACACTCTAATAACTTTGTTTGAGGCTACAGGGGATCAGAAATATATGGATTTGGCTATAGAAAAGGCTGAATATTTAAGAAAGGATGCAATTAGGTTTGGTGAAGGGGTTTTCCAACATACAGTTTCGGCAGGCAATGATTTTCCAAAGCAAGCATGGGCAGATACTTTGTTTATGGCAGCCTATTTTCTTCTTAGAATGGGTAAAAAGCTAGATAATAAAGAATATATTGAAGACGCCTTAAACCAATACTATTGGCATGAAGAATTTTTACAAGATAATAAAAATGATCTGTTTTTTCATGGATGGGATAATATTAACCAAAACCATATGTCAGGCATTCATTGGGCGCGTGCAAATGCTTGGGCAGCCTATACTATGGCAGAAGCAGCCACCCTTATAAATTATTTGTATCCAGCTTTTATGGGAATAAGTGGTTCGTTAAGAGATCAACTAAGTGCTTTAGTTAGGTTGCAGTCAGAAGAAGGTTTATGGCACACAATATTAGATGATGAAAGTTCATATTTAGAAACTTCAGCTTCTGCTGGAATTGCTGCAAGTCTTGTAATTGTGAGACATCCTCTTCAAAGAAAGTATGTTCAAAAGGCGTTAGAGGGAATAATGAATAATATTTCAGAAGATGGATCAGTTATGAATGTTTCTGCAGGTACTGCAGTAATGATAGATACACAGGGTTATAAGAAAGTTCCTAAAAAGAGAGTTCAAGGTTGGGGACAGGGTTTGACTTTGGCTTTTCTTGCAGCAATTTTGAAGTATGAACAATAA
- the gnpA gene encoding 1,3-beta-galactosyl-N-acetylhexosamine phosphorylase, protein MREKIVNIGGFTLPGEAGFEDLTLKLAEKWGADVIRDSDGTQLSDKIITSGYDIYSTICLVRGSNEWAKLNMDKLQQCYLRSYPLIANGDTVKIDILQGFFKEQFLINIKDNPKEFWQVFDRTTGLEIEISKWELDINTGTVMVKNTKKWHKYTVNFLVYRIWEEISAYNHITNNWGNREHELPIEPMYKETQDHILKYLKQWLIDHPHTKVVRFTSMFYNFWWLWGSDPNLKFIVNDWGAYDFTVNPLSMKLFEKEKSYKMTSEDFVNKGLYNNSYLPPSEKYRDWMDFINKFVIEFGKKCIDLVHKHGKKAYVFYNDHWIGMEPTLDSFKEFGFDGIIDGVFSGFETRKVSGTKGVAIRELRLHPYFFPTGVNGVGTFIEGGDPSLECKTYWLDIRRALLRDCVDRIGFGGYLHLVDDHPAFVDYVQELAEEFRTIRELHKECKPYSSKFKVAILSAWGNMRAWGCRGHFNHGNYYNEIMESISGLPVEVEFISFKDIIDKGISGDIKVIINAGQLDDSWSGGWNWSNEKVIEILTEWVSNGGGLIGVGEPSAAKHSGQYFQMCHVFGVEREVGLTVCFDKYAYKKAEETHFILKDIQGELDFGKEIDNIYVIDKNIQVIADKNQSIQIATNTFGKGRSVYFSGHKYIPENIRILLRSIYWAADEEEEFGFWTCSNVNTECAYYPKSNKLAVINITSQAEETTVYDCKKNEIAVSLKPYGIKIIDLG, encoded by the coding sequence ATGCGTGAAAAAATAGTAAATATCGGTGGATTTACATTGCCAGGAGAAGCTGGTTTTGAAGATTTAACTTTGAAACTGGCAGAAAAATGGGGAGCAGATGTAATTAGGGATAGTGATGGAACTCAATTATCAGATAAAATAATAACTTCTGGTTATGATATTTATTCCACCATTTGTTTAGTTCGCGGTTCCAATGAGTGGGCTAAATTAAATATGGATAAACTTCAACAATGTTATCTAAGGAGTTATCCACTAATTGCTAATGGTGATACAGTTAAAATAGATATTTTACAAGGCTTTTTTAAAGAACAATTTTTGATAAATATTAAAGATAATCCAAAAGAGTTTTGGCAAGTTTTTGATAGAACTACTGGATTAGAAATAGAAATTTCTAAGTGGGAGTTAGACATAAATACAGGAACGGTTATGGTGAAAAACACAAAAAAATGGCACAAATACACGGTCAATTTTCTTGTGTATAGAATTTGGGAAGAAATATCCGCATATAACCATATTACAAATAATTGGGGGAATAGGGAGCATGAATTACCTATAGAGCCTATGTACAAAGAGACTCAAGATCATATTCTTAAATATTTAAAACAATGGCTTATAGATCACCCACATACAAAAGTAGTACGATTCACATCTATGTTCTATAATTTTTGGTGGCTATGGGGCAGTGATCCTAATTTGAAGTTTATCGTAAATGATTGGGGCGCTTATGATTTCACAGTAAATCCTTTATCTATGAAACTTTTTGAAAAAGAAAAAAGTTATAAAATGACTTCAGAGGATTTTGTAAATAAAGGTTTATACAATAATTCATATTTACCCCCATCTGAAAAATATAGAGATTGGATGGATTTTATAAATAAATTCGTGATTGAGTTTGGTAAAAAATGTATTGATTTAGTTCATAAACATGGGAAAAAAGCCTATGTATTTTATAATGACCATTGGATTGGAATGGAACCTACCTTAGATAGTTTTAAAGAGTTTGGTTTTGATGGGATAATTGATGGCGTGTTTAGTGGATTTGAAACAAGAAAAGTTTCAGGAACTAAAGGTGTTGCAATAAGAGAATTAAGACTTCACCCCTATTTCTTTCCAACAGGAGTAAATGGAGTGGGAACTTTTATAGAAGGAGGAGACCCATCGCTAGAATGTAAAACTTATTGGTTAGATATAAGGAGAGCTCTGCTTCGTGATTGCGTAGATAGAATTGGTTTTGGCGGATACCTACATTTAGTTGATGATCATCCTGCATTTGTTGATTATGTTCAAGAATTAGCAGAAGAGTTTAGGACAATTAGGGAATTGCATAAAGAGTGCAAACCTTATTCCTCTAAATTTAAGGTAGCTATTTTATCTGCTTGGGGAAATATGCGGGCTTGGGGTTGTCGTGGTCACTTTAATCATGGAAACTATTATAATGAAATTATGGAATCTATCTCAGGATTGCCTGTAGAAGTAGAGTTTATTAGTTTTAAAGATATTATTGATAAAGGTATTTCCGGTGATATTAAAGTAATAATTAATGCTGGACAACTTGATGATTCTTGGAGTGGTGGTTGGAATTGGAGTAATGAGAAAGTTATTGAAATTCTTACAGAATGGGTTTCAAATGGAGGTGGTCTTATTGGGGTTGGAGAACCTTCTGCGGCAAAACATAGTGGTCAATACTTTCAGATGTGCCATGTATTTGGGGTGGAGAGAGAAGTTGGTTTAACGGTATGTTTTGATAAATATGCATATAAAAAGGCTGAAGAAACCCACTTTATCCTTAAGGATATTCAAGGCGAATTGGATTTTGGAAAAGAAATTGATAATATATATGTAATAGACAAAAATATACAGGTTATTGCAGATAAAAATCAATCAATTCAAATAGCTACAAATACTTTTGGAAAAGGTAGGAGTGTATATTTCTCTGGGCATAAGTATATCCCTGAAAATATAAGAATATTATTAAGATCAATATACTGGGCAGCTGATGAAGAGGAAGAATTTGGTTTCTGGACTTGTAGCAACGTAAATACAGAATGTGCTTACTATCCTAAAAGCAATAAATTAGCAGTTATTAATATTACGAGTCAAGCTGAAGAAACCACAGTGTATGATTGTAAGAAAAATGAAATTGCGGTTTCTTTAAAACCGTATGGAATAAAAATAATAGATTTAGGATAA